DNA from Coriobacteriaceae bacterium:
CGTTTGGCTCGCGGCAGATCGAAGCTCAAGTTCATCCTAGAGGAGGGCGACCGTGAAATCCAATCAAATCAAGCAGGCCTTCGAGTCCGTCCAAGCCGATAGCGATCTTGCTGACCGTGTTCTTTATGCCGCTGCTGGTGAGCCGCTTCGCCGAAAGGGTCACGCGAAGCCTCTGTATGTTGCCGTGATCGGATGCCTTGCCGGAGTGCTGGCGACCGGAGGGGTCGCCTACGCCGTCGTCAATTCCAGCTATTTTGCCTCTGCCTGGGGAAACCACGGCAACGGGGATTCCATTACCTGGACCAACGGCGGCTCATCGGGAACTAAATATACCTACACCAGAGAGTTTGGCGATGGCATCGCGCCCCAAAGCCTGGAAGGCGCAGTCCAGGAGGTTAATCTGTCCGTCGAGGGCAACGGCTATACGCTTGATATCCATGAGATGGCAATCGACCAAAACGGCTGCGGAGCCGTGACGTTTACGTTGTCCAATCCAAATGGAGTTAACTACTACAAGCCAGCAGCAGAGATTGGCGAACTTGTTCTCTATGGTGAAGAAGAGCAGGGCATCGGCACGCCCGATATGAAGTTCGGAGAGGAATGGCCTGACACACGCAGCACAATTGATAAGGACACATCAAGCGATACTGTCATTAATGGCACGATGTACTTTGCCGCTATGGATCGCGAGCGAGATTTGCAACATGCTGTCACCTGGAATATCCACTGGACCGAGGGTGAAGGTGAGAGTGCGAGGCGGTTTGAGGCGTCGACACCCGAGTTCAATATTGGAGCGTACGTCGATACAAAGGAACTCCGCTCCGGTGACTCGCCTCTTGAGATTAGCCCGTTTTCCATCCAGACGCACATCGATGATTTGGGCTATGAAGCAGTTGATAATAAGCTGACCGTCAGCTACAAGGATGGATCGGAGCAGATTATCGAAGATGACGACGCAGGGGTGTTCAACTTATATTTTTCTTATGGGCGCAATAGCGGAGAGAACATCTGGGTGCCAACGAAGTTGATTGATGTCGATCAAGTTGTCTCGGTAACCCTTGAAATTGTGAGGTATACATCAACAGGGGAGACCGAAACGAAAGAGCCCTTTACCATCGTCTATTCGTAAGATTTGGGGCCGCTTCCTACTAGGGGAAGCGGCCTATTTTGCGTTAAATGGAAACGCCGCCGATTTCCATGCGACAGATGAGAGCAGATTACCGCTGGAGTGCGACATTTCCCCAGATAAAACCGACCAAAATTAACCTGTCCCTTTTTGGCAGGGAACGTTGCCCCGACGAGCACGTCGGATCCCCGGCCCGGGCGGCCCAGGTTTTAAGTTTGTCGCGAGTTCCGCACGCAAAGGAAAGCACTTAATGTGCTTTCCGTCTTGCGCAGGACTGTAGAGCAGCAAACTTAAAACCTGGGCCGCCCGGTCCGGGAATCCTCCCAAGCGCACAGGAGGGGATTCCTTTTAATATGAGCAGGACATTGTCAAGAGGCAAAATCGGGCCTGGCCCCAACGATATGGGGTCAGGCCCTCTCCCTATATCAACCCGTCCGCGGCGACCTCGGCGTGTCTTCCCGACGCTCGTCTTTGCAGTTTAATATCCGCCCGTGGCGATCTCTCGCTGGGCAATCCGTTGCTACGGCTGAGGCTTCTTCGTCGAACCGACAGT
Protein-coding regions in this window:
- a CDS encoding DUF4179 domain-containing protein, translated to MKSNQIKQAFESVQADSDLADRVLYAAAGEPLRRKGHAKPLYVAVIGCLAGVLATGGVAYAVVNSSYFASAWGNHGNGDSITWTNGGSSGTKYTYTREFGDGIAPQSLEGAVQEVNLSVEGNGYTLDIHEMAIDQNGCGAVTFTLSNPNGVNYYKPAAEIGELVLYGEEEQGIGTPDMKFGEEWPDTRSTIDKDTSSDTVINGTMYFAAMDRERDLQHAVTWNIHWTEGEGESARRFEASTPEFNIGAYVDTKELRSGDSPLEISPFSIQTHIDDLGYEAVDNKLTVSYKDGSEQIIEDDDAGVFNLYFSYGRNSGENIWVPTKLIDVDQVVSVTLEIVRYTSTGETETKEPFTIVYS